The following are encoded together in the Iodobacter fluviatilis genome:
- the rimI gene encoding ribosomal protein S18-alanine N-acetyltransferase produces MKQVRQLDERDIQALMQLDAATNSHPWADSHWQHSLKADVCLGIDDDKGLAAFAIAMRMADEAELLLIAVRPALQGQGLGQNIFNSLVKQLYAVGAQSLFLEVRQSNRRARDFYEKAGFAETGIRPAYYPAASGSGREDALIFAMMMGTH; encoded by the coding sequence ATGAAACAAGTACGCCAATTAGATGAGCGTGATATCCAAGCGCTGATGCAGCTAGATGCCGCCACCAATTCGCACCCTTGGGCAGATAGCCATTGGCAACACTCGCTAAAAGCCGATGTTTGCCTTGGCATTGATGACGATAAAGGGCTTGCCGCCTTTGCCATTGCCATGAGAATGGCCGATGAAGCCGAGCTACTATTGATTGCCGTCAGGCCAGCCTTACAAGGCCAAGGGCTGGGACAAAATATCTTTAACTCCCTTGTCAAACAACTATATGCCGTGGGTGCGCAAAGCTTATTTTTAGAAGTACGGCAATCCAACCGCCGCGCACGGGATTTCTACGAGAAGGCCGGTTTTGCAGAAACCGGTATTCGCCCCGCTTACTACCCCGCAGCCAGCGGCTCTGGCCGTGAAGATGCTTTAATTTTTGCCATGATGATGGGTACACACTAA
- the tsaB gene encoding tRNA (adenosine(37)-N6)-threonylcarbamoyltransferase complex dimerization subunit type 1 TsaB, protein MPYLALDTSTESLSLAISSQQGIIAHDWPAEQKHAEMILPCLAALLEECQLTMKDIQGIAFGNGPGSFTGLRIAAGITQGLAFARGIPVLGVSTLAALAAGCDADQVYACLDARMNQVYCAAYRKEHGTWLEEIAPCLCDPDHIPLPNGDNWMAAGSGFAMYSDALKCRLGEQISGIDATRLPLAKDILALALPDFVAGKGLAAHEAELVYLRNKVALKTHERMSK, encoded by the coding sequence ATGCCCTATCTAGCGCTTGACACCTCTACCGAATCTCTCTCCCTAGCCATTAGCAGCCAGCAAGGCATCATTGCCCATGACTGGCCTGCAGAGCAAAAGCATGCCGAGATGATTCTTCCTTGCTTAGCCGCGCTATTGGAAGAATGCCAACTGACAATGAAAGATATCCAAGGCATCGCCTTTGGCAATGGCCCTGGCTCCTTCACTGGCTTACGCATTGCCGCAGGCATCACCCAAGGCTTGGCCTTTGCACGAGGCATTCCGGTGCTAGGCGTTTCGACCCTAGCAGCCCTTGCTGCGGGCTGCGATGCAGATCAGGTCTATGCCTGCCTTGATGCGCGAATGAATCAAGTTTACTGCGCAGCCTATCGCAAAGAACATGGCACATGGCTAGAGGAAATCGCCCCCTGCTTATGCGATCCAGATCATATTCCTCTTCCTAATGGAGATAACTGGATGGCAGCGGGAAGCGGCTTTGCAATGTATAGCGACGCACTTAAATGCCGCCTAGGTGAGCAGATCAGTGGCATTGATGCCACACGTTTGCCGCTTGCCAAAGATATTCTCGCCTTAGCCCTACCTGATTTTGTAGCGGGCAAAGGCCTTGCCGCGCATGAGGCGGAGCTCGTATATTTACGCAATAAAGTCGCGCTCAAAACCCACGAGCGGATGAGTAAATGA